GCTGCCAGTTAAGATCAACAGATCCGCCCACTGGTTCTTTCCATGGAACGTCTTTTGAAGCAATTCTTCTACATCTTTTCTGCGGGTGCTTCATCGACCACACGTAAAAAAATTTGTCCAAATACATAACAGCTACCGGCATCTATCAATACATACACATCATAAGGTTCACCTTTGACGAACAAGAATTCTTCATTGATTCTGACGAGAACAGTATTTTTCCGACTTGGCCGGGTCCCACTCCTGGAGCACCGTCAAGATCGACCGCAACGGACTGCAATTCTTCTGAAAGCATGTGCTCAAACGCGATTGGGAGTGGGTAAACATCGTCAAAGTCCCGAAAGTGACACCGCGGCCTGATATCCTTGCCCTGAACGAAGTCGAGCGATTAATCAGCGCCACGCGCAAACTGCGCAACAGGGTCTTCCTTTTGACGACCTATTCCATGGAATTGCGTCTCTGCAGCAAAATGTTGGGCTATCAATGCCCTTCATTTTTGAAATAAGTCAGAGTGGGTTCCAGTCCGCTCGAAGACAACACGGTCGGAATCAACCAGATAAATCAACAGCCAGTCGGATTCAATGTGGCATTCCCGTCGCCCCTTCCAATCGCCAATCAGCTTATGGTCACGATGAATGTCATCAAGCGACTCCCCAGCC
This is a stretch of genomic DNA from Desulfatiglans anilini DSM 4660. It encodes these proteins:
- a CDS encoding type II toxin-antitoxin system YafQ family toxin; translation: TPAYTTQFERDAKRMKKRGKNLEKLKIIIRSLVAGESLDDIHRDHKLIGDWKGRRECHIESDWLLIYLVDSDRVVFERTGTHSDLFQK